Proteins from a single region of Oncorhynchus kisutch isolate 150728-3 unplaced genomic scaffold, Okis_V2 Okis01b-Okis20b_hom, whole genome shotgun sequence:
- the ogal gene encoding protein O-GlcNAcase isoform X5, whose amino-acid sequence MPKPSASKATGKTCRFISGVVEGFYGRPWTMEQRTELFQREKKWGLNTYLYAPKDDYKHRMYWRDLYSPEEAEKLVALITAAKKNGVDFIYAISPGLDITFSNPKEVATLKRKLDQVSGFGCSSFSLLFDDIETEMCPADKQAFSSFAHAQVAVTNEVFTHLGQPDTFLFCPTDYCAAFCTPNVSQSAYLHTVGENLLPGIDVLWTGPKVVSHHITVESIVEVSSVLKRAPVIWDNIHANDYDPQRIFMGPYKDRPTDLIPKLRGVLTNPNCEYHPNFVAIHTLATWCRSEGGRGGGQRDVEMSGGDDEAGSDPCYSPKRALTLALTDWLQEFLSTDQPGGPRPLNPTHLKKESSDEEPMQTDVGDPVYVPGSGDNPLFTAEPLTLDDLQLLSELFYLPYEHGSTARTMLTELDWLKAHREAVGDAETEMTAEWRSRAKCFDVMCVAVFTMFNRLSNAPNRSILYDLYNYICDIKSGVTLARAYVKQLGGQSRPSAQVMTDDPEPWGFRGGLSGEFQRMLPCHGNRDLFRHPPMTSVYSIRPFCPEDKTEIQKIHMEMQRGEAKAPAAALPALISDGLAGGQLSPSPNCGLVLEDERGVCGYALGLTDATAAALNNQRTLPGDFPSLVTMQLHPRVTDPAPARRMIGSLLSLMKTSGSRGVFCELRQGDRRMFDFYSKLGSFTTLKMAGLPQDVVAMGTSL is encoded by the exons ATGCCGAAGCCGAGCGCTTCCAAGGCGACAGGGAAGACCTGCAGGTTCATCAGTGGTGTGGTGGAAG GCTTTTACGGGCGACCATGGACTATGGAACAGAGGACTGAGCTTTTCCAAAG ggAGAAGAAGTGGGGTCTGAACACGTACCTCTACGCCCCTAAAGATGACTACAAACACAGAATGTACTGGAGGGACCTATACTCACCTGAGGAGGCAG AGAAACTGGTTGCTCTGATAACTGCAGCGAAGAAGAACGGAGTGGACTTCATCTACGCCATTTCCCCTGGACTGGACATCACATTCTCCAACCCCAAAGAGGTTGCCACCCTGAAGAGGAAACTGGACCAG gTGAGTGGGTTTGGCTGCagttccttctccctcctctttgaCGACATCGAGACAGAGATGTGTCCGGCGGACAAGCAGGCATTCAGCTCGTTCGCCCACGCCCAGGTAGCTGTCACCAACGAGGTGTTCACACACCTGGGACAGCCTGACACCTTCCTCTTCTGCCCCACAG ATTACTGTGCAGCATTCTGCACTCCTAACGTCTCCCAGTCGGCCTACCTTCACACTGTGGGAGAGAACCTCCTACCTGGGATTGATGTTCTCTGGACAG GTCCTAAGGTGGTGTCGCACCACATCACGGTAGAGTCCATTGTAGAGGTGTCCTCCGTCCTGAAGAGGGCGCCGGTTATCTGGGACAACATCCACGCCAATGACTACGACCCCCAGAGAATCTTCATGGGACCATACAAG GATCGTCCCACAGACCTGATCCCCAAGCTGAGAGGGGTGCTGACCAACCCTAACTGTGAGTACCACCCTAACTTCGTGGCGATCCACACCCTGGCGACGTGGTGCCGGtctgaaggaggaagaggaggaggacagagagacgtgGAGATGA gtggtggtgatgatgaggcAGGCTCAGACCCCTGCTACAGCCCCAAGAGAGCCCTCACCCTGGCCCTGACTGACTGGCTACAGGAGTTCCTCAGCACGGACCAGCCTGGAG GCCCTCGACCTctgaaccccacccacctgaAGAAAGAGTCCTCTGACGAGGAGCCCATGCAGACTGACGTTGGAGACCCCGTGTACGTGCCAGGTTCTGGGGACAACCCCCTGTTCACTGCAGAACCCCTGACCCTGGACGATCTCCAGCTCCTCTCAGAACTGTTCTACCTGCCGTATGAACACGGTTCTACTGCTAGAACCATGCTGACGGAACTGGACTGGCTGAAAGCACACAGAGAAGCAGTGGGAGATGCAGAGACTGAGAtg acAGCAGAGTGGCGTTCCAGGGCGAAGTGTTTTGACGtgatgtgtgttgctgtgtttaccatGTTTAACCGCCTGTCCAACGCCCCCAACCGGAGCATCCTCTACGACCTCTACAACTACATCTGTGACATCAAGAGTGGTGTCACCCTGGCCCGCGCCTACGTCAAACAATTGG GGGGGCAGAGTAGGCCCTCAGCCCAGGTGATGACTGACGACCCAGAGCCCTGGGGGTTTAGAGGGGGTCTCTCCGGGGAGTTCCAG AGAATGCTGCCTTGCCATGGTAACAGAGATCTGTTCCGTCACCCTCCTATGACATCAGTGTATTCTATACGACCCTTCTGCCCAGAAGACAAG ACTGAGATACAGAAGATCCACATGGAGATGCAGAGAGGAGAGGCCAAGGCACCTGCAGCAGCACTACCTGCTCTGATCAGTGATGG GCTAGCAGGAGGGCAGCTGTCCCCCTCCCCAAACTGTGGTCTGGTTCTGGAGGATGAGAGGGGGGTGTGTGGGTACGCCCTGGGCCTCACTGACGCCACAGCAGCTGCACTGAACAACCAG AGGACGTTGCCAGGGGACTTCCCTTCCTTGGTAACCATGCAGCTCCACCCCCGGGTTACAGACCCCGCCCCCGCCAGGCGTATGATTGGCAGCCTGCTCTCGTTGATGAAGACCAGTG GTTCCAGAGGTGTGTTCTGTGAGCTGAGGCAGGGTGACAGGAGGATGTTTGACTTCTACTCTAAACTGGGCTCCTTCACAACGCTCAAAATGGCGGGGCTGCCTCAGGACGTCGTCGCCATGGGAACCAGCTTGTAG
- the ogal gene encoding protein O-GlcNAcase isoform X4 — translation MPKPSASKATGKTCRFISGVVEGFYGRPWTMEQRTELFQREKKWGLNTYLYAPKDDYKHRMYWRDLYSPEEAEKLVALITAAKKNGVDFIYAISPGLDITFSNPKEVATLKRKLDQVSGFGCSSFSLLFDDIETEMCPADKQAFSSFAHAQVAVTNEVFTHLGQPDTFLFCPTDYCAAFCTPNVSQSAYLHTVGENLLPGIDVLWTGPKVVSHHITVESIVEVSSVLKRAPVIWDNIHANDYDPQRIFMGPYKDRPTDLIPKLRGVLTNPNCEYHPNFVAIHTLATWCRSEGGRGGGQRDVEMTGGGDDEAGSDPCYSPKRALTLALTDWLQEFLSTDQPGGPRPLNPTHLKKESSDEEPMQTDVGDPVYVPGSGDNPLFTAEPLTLDDLQLLSELFYLPYEHGSTARTMLTELDWLKAHREAVGDAETEMTAEWRSRAKCFDVMCVAVFTMFNRLSNAPNRSILYDLYNYICDIKSGVTLARAYVKQLGGQSRPSAQVMTDDPEPWGFRGGLSGEFQRMLPCHGNRDLFRHPPMTSVYSIRPFCPEDKTEIQKIHMEMQRGEAKAPAAALPALISDGLAGGQLSPSPNCGLVLEDERGVCGYALGLTDATAAALNNQRTLPGDFPSLVTMQLHPRVTDPAPARRMIGSLLSLMKTSGSRGVFCELRQGDRRMFDFYSKLGSFTTLKMAGLPQDVVAMGTSL, via the exons ATGCCGAAGCCGAGCGCTTCCAAGGCGACAGGGAAGACCTGCAGGTTCATCAGTGGTGTGGTGGAAG GCTTTTACGGGCGACCATGGACTATGGAACAGAGGACTGAGCTTTTCCAAAG ggAGAAGAAGTGGGGTCTGAACACGTACCTCTACGCCCCTAAAGATGACTACAAACACAGAATGTACTGGAGGGACCTATACTCACCTGAGGAGGCAG AGAAACTGGTTGCTCTGATAACTGCAGCGAAGAAGAACGGAGTGGACTTCATCTACGCCATTTCCCCTGGACTGGACATCACATTCTCCAACCCCAAAGAGGTTGCCACCCTGAAGAGGAAACTGGACCAG gTGAGTGGGTTTGGCTGCagttccttctccctcctctttgaCGACATCGAGACAGAGATGTGTCCGGCGGACAAGCAGGCATTCAGCTCGTTCGCCCACGCCCAGGTAGCTGTCACCAACGAGGTGTTCACACACCTGGGACAGCCTGACACCTTCCTCTTCTGCCCCACAG ATTACTGTGCAGCATTCTGCACTCCTAACGTCTCCCAGTCGGCCTACCTTCACACTGTGGGAGAGAACCTCCTACCTGGGATTGATGTTCTCTGGACAG GTCCTAAGGTGGTGTCGCACCACATCACGGTAGAGTCCATTGTAGAGGTGTCCTCCGTCCTGAAGAGGGCGCCGGTTATCTGGGACAACATCCACGCCAATGACTACGACCCCCAGAGAATCTTCATGGGACCATACAAG GATCGTCCCACAGACCTGATCCCCAAGCTGAGAGGGGTGCTGACCAACCCTAACTGTGAGTACCACCCTAACTTCGTGGCGATCCACACCCTGGCGACGTGGTGCCGGtctgaaggaggaagaggaggaggacagagagacgtgGAGATGA caggtggtggtgatgatgaggcAGGCTCAGACCCCTGCTACAGCCCCAAGAGAGCCCTCACCCTGGCCCTGACTGACTGGCTACAGGAGTTCCTCAGCACGGACCAGCCTGGAG GCCCTCGACCTctgaaccccacccacctgaAGAAAGAGTCCTCTGACGAGGAGCCCATGCAGACTGACGTTGGAGACCCCGTGTACGTGCCAGGTTCTGGGGACAACCCCCTGTTCACTGCAGAACCCCTGACCCTGGACGATCTCCAGCTCCTCTCAGAACTGTTCTACCTGCCGTATGAACACGGTTCTACTGCTAGAACCATGCTGACGGAACTGGACTGGCTGAAAGCACACAGAGAAGCAGTGGGAGATGCAGAGACTGAGAtg acAGCAGAGTGGCGTTCCAGGGCGAAGTGTTTTGACGtgatgtgtgttgctgtgtttaccatGTTTAACCGCCTGTCCAACGCCCCCAACCGGAGCATCCTCTACGACCTCTACAACTACATCTGTGACATCAAGAGTGGTGTCACCCTGGCCCGCGCCTACGTCAAACAATTGG GGGGGCAGAGTAGGCCCTCAGCCCAGGTGATGACTGACGACCCAGAGCCCTGGGGGTTTAGAGGGGGTCTCTCCGGGGAGTTCCAG AGAATGCTGCCTTGCCATGGTAACAGAGATCTGTTCCGTCACCCTCCTATGACATCAGTGTATTCTATACGACCCTTCTGCCCAGAAGACAAG ACTGAGATACAGAAGATCCACATGGAGATGCAGAGAGGAGAGGCCAAGGCACCTGCAGCAGCACTACCTGCTCTGATCAGTGATGG GCTAGCAGGAGGGCAGCTGTCCCCCTCCCCAAACTGTGGTCTGGTTCTGGAGGATGAGAGGGGGGTGTGTGGGTACGCCCTGGGCCTCACTGACGCCACAGCAGCTGCACTGAACAACCAG AGGACGTTGCCAGGGGACTTCCCTTCCTTGGTAACCATGCAGCTCCACCCCCGGGTTACAGACCCCGCCCCCGCCAGGCGTATGATTGGCAGCCTGCTCTCGTTGATGAAGACCAGTG GTTCCAGAGGTGTGTTCTGTGAGCTGAGGCAGGGTGACAGGAGGATGTTTGACTTCTACTCTAAACTGGGCTCCTTCACAACGCTCAAAATGGCGGGGCTGCCTCAGGACGTCGTCGCCATGGGAACCAGCTTGTAG